The segment CGACTAGGTTAAAAAGTGAAAATTCGAAGCCTCTGTTGTTTCGTCTTTAGCAGACCTAAACGCCGACAACGCCGACAACGAGGATTACCTTTACGTGGCCGATTTGACGGATCAGCTTGAAgctaaaaaagtatgcgaatatttCCGAGATGTGATTAATCACGGAAGCAACACCGAAGAGAGTAGGAGTGCCACCGTAATCTTGTAGATGCCAGAACAAGAAGGTAAAGATCAGTCCAATACCAAAGCCCATGAACCAGGCCACGAAGAGAAAAGACGCGCACTTTACGTCTTTGAATTGCTTGAGTACGGTCACCCATTCCGGGATCTCTCGCATCGTTTGCGCAAACATTTTTGTCTGAAAGAACATTTAACCAGTTAAGAAAGGAACGAACGTAAATGTACGATAAAATAACGTACCTTGCCTTCTGGCGGCTGAGGTTTCGGATTCATCGCGGCCGAGGAATCCTGAAGACTGGGCAAATTCAGCTGCTGAGAGAGTTGACTCTGCAACTGTTCCTCCCTGGTCGGTTCACTCGGGGGCTTGATCGGTTCCTAAACAACGAATAGAGAGAAACGAAATAGGTAAAGGAAATTGGCTCGGTATAGTAAAATTTAGTGATCGGTTACCGGCTCCGAAGCGATTACGTCGTACTTGAAGTTGATTTGCGTGGCCGTGATTAGCGCGGCGCCCATCAGGACGCTAAAGATCGCGAAACAGATCGTATAGTTCTTTTCCCTTGCGTCTGGACCGCAGGGATGATTGGTAAACGCAGTGCTATGATCCAACGCGATGCCAACGAAAAACATAGCCAAGCCCCAGCCCAAACTGCCAAACATTCGCTGATGACCGTACCTAAGGTCGAAAGGAAAGCTCGAGTTTCCGAGGAATAGTTCCCTTTCGTTTCGATCTCAACTCAGGGAACTTTACCTATCCGCGTCTTCGCCCAACAGAGTGATGACAGCCGAATCCGCCAACGTGATCGCAGGCGCTGAGAAGAACTCACCGACTACCACCAATAACAACAGGAGGAAGAAGGTTTTTTGAATGTCCTAAAATATAAtagcgtttaggtctgggttaggtcagcgtcAGTCACCAACCAACagagtggtggtggtggtgcgcATCTGAAAGAAGGCTGTCGCTTCTAAAGCGATAAAAGGGACGTTTACCGGCAGTCTGTAGACGATCGAGCTGAACAGAGGCTTGACCCATTCCTTGTTTTCTCGCTCGTTGTAGTTCGCAGCGTAAGATACCGTGTGAGGACTTTGGCCAGAGTGAGGTACCCTAACGTAACGTCGTGTCCTGAGCAACGGTACCTCtatattttcttcttcttccgcTTCCGTCTCATCTTTCTTCGACTCTCGTTGTCGTTGTTTCTTCTTTTCCTGCTCCTCCACGAGCGTTAATTTACGAATACCGTTGATCGATAAGCGGCGTCGTTTACCCAACAGGGATAGGGATTCCTCGTTATCGTctacttcttcttcttcttcttgtttGTCCCTTCTATCCAGCTCGCGTTTTACCATAATCTTTGTCGGCGGCGGTTTTACTCGGGGTTTCGTATGCGCGTATGCCTTCTTTGGTGGCCTTTCATCGTCCAAAGGTTGGTTCTAAAATACCAATGTTGGACAATTTCAAATAACGAACAGGACTAACGTATCGTATGTATAGGAGAAAGCTTACATTAAGGAAACGCTTGTACTCGAGGACATCTGCTGGTCGGTTTCTCCTTTGCAGAGTCTCAAAGTCGACGGTCTTTGCTTCGGGATTGTTTACGTTATCCTCGAACACGAGCTGCTTGTACTTGAGGTCCTCGACAGGGCTCTCCTCGGTACTAACCGCCTCCCTTCGTACCCTATTACCGGAGAACGCGTCTTTGATCTTTCGTCGCGAACGCATCAGTCTCGTTGCTGGCTCGAGCGCTGCGTCATCGTTCTTCCGTAACCTCTCGATCGCGACGTTACCACTCGCTTCCAAACGCTtggcgtcgtcgtcgtcgtcatcgtcgGAACGACGATAAAATTGAGCGAGATTTACCGACCTTTTTACGATCCATTCTTCAGGAGAGGATGCCTTCAGGTACACGGTATTATTACGCAAAACCAAGCAAGACGTAGCTGGTGGTTGAATGAAACCCAAAGGAAGGGTGAAGATGATCCAGCAGAAAAGCGAGGCTAAAAGAATCAGTTTGCCTTTCTGCCATCTGAAACAGAAGCAGCTATTTCTCAGTTCTGTAAATCGTTTACTATCCTTTGCTAATCGATACCTACGTAAACGTAACAATCGGTAAGGGAACGGTACTGTACGTACAAACAAGGAATGAATTTTCTTACGCGTTCATCGTCGTTGTACTCGCGTCATCGGCGATAGTTGCTTTTCATCGAACATTTTATCTACCAATCGTTTTCATAGTAGCCCCGTATCCCGATTCCACTTGATCACATTTTACACGCCTGATATAATATAGGTCACAATGCCCAAATACCAGTAACCGGACAAgagattttgaaaaattttttaagaaatataaCAAGATTGTTAAAACAAGGACCAAGTTTGTATGAATCGAGGCTGCCTCGCCGCACCTCGCCTTGCCTCGCCTCccctcgcctcgcctcgcctcgcctggcctagcccagaccaggctaggtctgggcacgTAAAAATGGTAATCTGGTCGCGGTGGCCCTGACCGCCgtaatacacacacacacacacgttcTTATCTATTGATATATGTATATCTGTGAGAGCGGCGATACATTTATCCGCTTACCTATCAGCCAAGGAACCCCAAAAGGGCGCACTGAGGAACTCGATCAGAGGTCTCAGTCCGATCAAAAGACCGCATTGACCTGCGTTCATGCCCATCTGCTTGAAGTAGACGCCCATCAGAGGGAACAGGGAACCAAATGccgaataaaagaaaaagtaaaagGTCTTGACCGTGAGTAGTTCCTGGTCCACGGATCCGAACAAGTACTCGATCACGTCGCTCTTGCCACGTATCTTGTTCGTTGCCTCCTTCGGCTGAGGATACAAGCTAGGATCGACCTCGCCGCTTGCTTGAGGATCTACCATGGGTCTCGCACCTGGCACCTGGGGCAACGACCTACCGGTGCCCTGTTTCGATCCTCCATCGGTCGTCCCGTAATCGTAATCTTCGTGTCCATAGTTCTGCATGATTTTACCCAACGGAGCCGGGGGGACGGGATATCGTTATCCTCTATCTATCCGTTTATTTTATTCGAGCGCACGTCGCGTCGATGAAGGAATCGAACCAGTAATTTTGTTCGCTGGTCGCGCGGCGAATAAGCGGcgatgacgacgacgacgacgacgacgacacgaCGAGGACGATCTTAACGGCAGTCCTCGATGGACGATGACGGTGTTCCTCCAGCGAACGATCCGTCCCGTCTTTTAGGAATCACCAACTAAAATCCTTTTAGACGACCGACGAATCGATGCCAACCGTGCGTGGCACCTTTTGCTCGCGAAATCGATAGTCCTGACAGTGCGCCCGCGCAACTTTTCATCCCCGCGTGCACCTTCGTCGTCGAGTCGTCACCAACGATGGCCGTTCGAACCTCCCTCTTACGACGTTATCGAGCAATTCCCCTTTAGAGGTTCTTACAAGAAATTTCAAGGCCATCGACCAATCCCCCTCCACCTCTCTTGATCCACAGATCGAGAATGTTTTCCAAACGATCCTCGATCCTTGATCTTCGACGagtggtcaaagacctcggaaaTATTTTTACCAACCTCCAACTTACTATCTATAcaattatacatatttatacCTATCATACCTATTTTAGGATTCAAGACTTGCGTAAAGTCTCGCGCCTATCTTTCAGATTTCCTCTCTACAGATTCATCTGCTTTTCTTCATTTTCTCTTGCTCcttgtttcttcttcttctacgTACGGCCTCGTGCAAATAGTTTTCTCCATTATCTTAAAACGTACGTCGTAGACGTACCACGTTTACCTGTAAACTTGTAATTATTATCTAGTAATAACGTAGTCGCAGTCGGTTCATGAAATCTTTGAACGGTGCTTTCACCCTTAAAGTTATCCTGAACTTGTTCTCATTCCAACCTTGAATGCGAAAAGGATTATTCTTACGAGCAGAATAGCCTTTAAAACCGTGTTTAGGGAAACCTTTACCGTGCCGTCGATGACAACGGTACGTCGAATATTGCGAACCTTGACCTGCATCATCGCTCGCGCTCTTTTATCTCGGCAAGTTCAGGAAATTCCAATTACGTACATGGCTACTAACGATAAAAAATTGTCGAAAATTTATGCGTCTGTTTAAAAGTGTACCATCGGCCAAGTTACCGGAGGGAACCTTACGGTcgataagaaataaattttaatcgagGGGCTACGTGATTGTCTAATTGAAAATCAGTTAGGTTAGTTTCCCGTACATTTTACCGTAATTCTTAGACGGTCCTTTCATCctgataactttgtaacgaaacgACTATCCGAACAGTTTGTAGTTTCCGCTAGAAACTGGGGATACGAATTAACAATCCATTTAGAGAACAATGGAAACACGGCCAACCGAAACAAACAAGAACGTTTGATATCGAAaagtagaatttcgaggatttTAAGACCGATGCAACATCGCGACATCGCAACATCGCAACATTTCGAATAAAGCATCGTCGGGAAACGAACGCGATCCATCAGACTggaatatgtatgtatatatgtatttcCCGTCCCATGGAAAGATTACAAAAAACGTAGGAACGGTACCAGCTATTGGTTCCATAATTAATCGCATTCTCATATTTTACGATCACTTACAAGCTTCCAAGAGCGAGCAACGACGCAGATCGACTCGACCTTGTTTCAAAGTTCAACTAAGAAATTTTCATTGAGAATGGGAAAACACGGTTATTGCGAACGAATTTCGATACACTCTCGGTAATATAGAAATTGTCGAGGCGGAAATCGTATTAGGAAAAAGTGAATTAGCGAGAAAGGATGAGTAGAATAATTAAAAGAATTTCGtatttttttaagaaaataaatattatttttattcaacaGTCAtattattaatctcaaccagttaacttaaattaataataattatgtaCAAATTGTAAGTTATTGTTGCCTCCTTATACAGTCTCATTCCGTCCAGCATTCCTCCTTCCTCTTTCTCTAGTTCCGATTCGTTGGTTCAGTGTCATGTCGAGTGCTTGATAATCTCAATATTTAAAGGCACCGTTTGGTATAGGCCTCATGTGAGAACGACTTTGAAAAGCCGACGTCGAGGATGGCGCAGGTTTCGGCGGTCCTTGGAACATGCAGGTCTTGGCGGTCTTCAAGAGACGACCGTTGTTCCCTGTTCGCCAGTAAACCGTGCGAACAGCTTGCCTACCAGCAACGTAACTTACGGCTCCACCGATCAGCATCTGAAAGGAAAGCAAAGCGAAAGGCTTTGTTAAGAGGAACGGTTATGTTTTAGGAACTGTACCGAATCGGACGACCGGTCGGCAAACACGCTCCAAGGAGGAGAAACCGCCCTTCTCGTCACGAACAGGATCGCAAATACTTGAAATACTCACCTTTTTAGGTATACCGCGTGCCTAACGACCAGATTAGACGTTCCAATAGAACGTAGCAGAGTTTTATAGACGAGTCGTCCGATGGAATAAAGTCGAGATTGCAACAAGAAGGAATCTGCTGCCTCGCTGGTGATCGTGCCAAGAGAAAAGCTTCACTGACGAACAGACTTACTCTGGTGGATAATTTATACGATAAAGCAAGCACCGCGTCACGGGATCTAGCGATAAGGTCACGTTCGCCCGTTATTCACCGTGATCGTCGAATCCTCGAGCAACGTACGCAGCCGGTGCGATGGTGGGAGTTTTTTAACACCAGCCAAACCCTGGTTTAGATAAACAGAGTACCACCGTACCGAGGCTGGCTTTACCTACTTATCGTCGATGCATCGTTATCGACACTCGCGATAAAATATAACACCAACGTTCGACTCGCGCAATTTCACGCGTAAAATCAAAATACGGGTATTATAGGCAACTTTACACCTGAACGAATCGGtttcaatttcaattcattAAATCGGAATGTATCCGAGCGTAACGCACGCAGAAACACCATATGCAAACAAATGTACATACTATTCactgtctttctttttctctttctttattTCTCGTTTACGATAGTTTATCCAATTGATCGGAATACGGAAACATTGTTACCATTACACATTATAGactctatttttcgcgtttccacgCGTGTAAAATATGGTTGGTAAAGTCTGGCCGCGTCCCGGCTCGGTAATTCTTCTTCATCGAGAACAATTGTATTTTCAAACACTGTTGCTTGCGTATACGTGTACCTATTATGTAAAATAGTCCCATCTACGTCTACCTATTATTTTCAATGAAAATTCTACGCAAGCCCCTGTGATCCGACTTTATTCGTACGGTAAAGATAAACTCTGTACAGCTAGACTGAAAAACACGAACCAGAATATTACGATATTTCTTTTCACTGTTGGTATTTAAATACCATAAGCGTTATTTATTACGATACCATTCTGGAACCGCGAATCTGTCAACCGTTTTTATTCCGGCTGAATTTACCATTTCTGTTTCACGTCAGGTGATGAAAGTTTATTTAACAAATACAATTAATCGCGAGCAGCCGTATCTTTCTCGGTATTACATATAATGAATGGAAAGTTTTTAAAGTTGTCGATATATGTATACGGTAGCGAATACAtattttacaataataataataaccaaGAGGAGGATCACGATAAGGGTAATAAACTTTATTGAATTTATTGTCCAGATCATTTAACAATTCTCTCTCACGCACGTTTAACTCGCGCAGAGAATGTTGCGTATTCGCGCGATGACATACAGTTTTTCGTTCGTAtcgtgaaaaaaattacttGGCCGACAGGGCAGATAACATTTCTCATCTTCCCGATGTACTTTGTTACTGACGACAATCGATATGATTTGTTTATATCGTTGCGTATACATACGTCATCTTCCTGAATCTCGCTAAAAGAAAAAACGCTTCGGTAATCGTTGTCTGGTATCGTGTCTGGTATCGTGTCTGTACGAGGGAATCACGAGTTTCGTTCGACTCGGGAAGCTCTTTCATAAAAAcaggaacgattcgaaaattacGGTACGCGACACGTAACCGAGGAAAATCGGTTCCTTTTTTTCTCCCAATAAACGATTAAGCTAATATGTACCTCTTTCCTGGGGCTTTACTAACGCACCTCACGCACGTTGACAAACCGAATCTTGGCGCCTTCGACACTTTAGGTTTAGGTCGCGTCGATCTCACGTAATAGTAATaagagaaattgaaaaattcgtgAAACAGGAACGTTTTATCGTCCGCATAAATATCGCTTACGAATACTTCCAATTAGCTTAAAGCTGCACATTCTTGTTGATATACGAACGCGTTTCGTCtcgtttcaataaaaattttctttattttttttttctctacgCGATAAGAATACCATCAGGTACGATGATAATCGCACACGTCGTTTAATCGTGTACGCATGAATCGGCATCTCGAGGACAAGCTTGGACGGATAACGTAACTACTCCATTCCTTTGAATTTACTCGAAAACGCTTAAATTCGTAATCGTTGATCGATGGCGTTGGCATTTCGGTTATCCGTGCACGTAGACAGCAGGTAATTGGGGACCATACTCGAAGAAAGATGGAATAAACTGTTGGATAACGGAACCGTTTCTTCGTTAGACGAATACGATTTTGCGGTCTTTAAATGTTCCCATTATTCAGTTAGAATTCCCCTCGAGACAATAATCGTCCATCCTTGTTTCGCAACATTATTTGAGAGTTTTGCGCGTTTCGAGGGATTCTTCTCAGCGAGAATAAAGTTCCATTGGAGAACGATCGGTCGATGGAAAATTTGTTCGAACAAGCTAAACGATCGGCGAGAGTTCATCGGGGGCGTACGGTCACTCTACGTAACTCGAAATCGTATTATACGAAAGAATACGTATGTACATACTTACGTACCAGCTGCCGCGAATAATGCGCAAAAGCGGACACGTTTCGAGCATGAGAGCAACAGAGAAATCGTATACGATTCACGTGAAAGTTTCGTGGTATCGCGAAGAAGAGCGTACAAACGACGTGATAGCGATAGAAACGATCGTCGATGTCGATAAGAGAAACCGGCCGCCTCGTCTCTTCGTCTCGCAGATAACCGATTGCGACGAGGTTATTAATCAAAATCCACAGAGAAATTTCCATCGAAATAGTCGAGCTGTTTATTGATCTTGAGATCATCAGGTTTTTCTCGAAATACATCGTTTCACGGTTAAACGATTAACGAGAATGGCCAAAAGAATACGAAagcgtaaaaaaaattaaataaaaggtagACGGTACACGTAGTACGCATGAAAGATAAGCGAATCGAAGCGCTGTCGTTCCGAGTACATACTTGTATTGTATATCTTTGCTGGGGGGCATGCTCCTCGTCGATCGTTGAACAATGTCGCGACACGCGTCTCTCGATCGAGATAGCATCGGATATTCCGGAATAGAGGATTCAAACAAACTTGGAGACGTTATCAACGAACGAAGAACAATTCGGCCGAGAACAATTCAAATAAAATGTAACCTGAGTTTAGACGACGTGATTTGCCCTTTTAATTTCGCGTTAGGAGGGGGAGGGGCGGAGGCGCAGGTTGTCCTGCGAACAACGTAAAATATATCTAACGAAACATCTGCAAAATAATTCACGCAATCGATTCACTCAAGAAATCTTGTATTACGGAAAAGGAAGATTTACGAAATGTCGTACATAAACAGTCGTTGATCAACAAATACCAGTTTTGTCTTCGATTACGAATTAGTGGAATCGTAATGACTATAATAAAAACGACATTGAACTTTTTTCATTGTTTTATGCTCTCGCGAGCGATCGCCGACACCAGTCCTTGTTACACGTTCGGATACAACccgtttattaaattataataacgaCAGCGCATTTCTGCTACTGTATCGTTCAACGACACCAAATACATATGTACATAATAGTGGATAAAGAAAAAGAGATTTTCTTGGTACTGCCTTAGGAAATTGTTTTATTCGCATCTATCGAATTTACGTTACAGCCTATTACGATTTCTAATCTTTCAACGCGAGTTCATCGATATCCCAAATATAACGATTATATTATTTTCAGAAGAGAAGAGGTGACGCACTGTTATTACCAGGTATTACACAGTGATTCGATACCCTTTTATTGTTACGTGAATCAGATGGAGAATATTTATCGTAGCTCGTTTCCCGAGCAGCATGCATGGCTAGAAACGCGAGTTTCAGTCGAAAGCTGCGAGTACGAAACCGGTGGAAATAAAAGAAGAAATACGTTTCGTCGAATCGCGCCATTGGTGCCAGCGAGTCTACCGCCGACTGCCCTCGTTCCTATCTCGTGCAATCGGTCGACTCGATTTCTTCCGTTCACGCAAACGCGTAATCGAGGCTTATTTCGATAAGCGATAATTTCCTTCTTCCTAAGATCCTCGTAACGTCGAGTCAACAGAGACAGATATCTTTGTAATCCTCGTTAATAGATTTACTCGAGAGTTAACGAATCGTGGTACATACCAACGTACAATTACAACGATCGCGAGACAAAGAACGCAGGTTTCCGCCTTACTCTTGTTACGTTGTTAGATGCAACTTTTCCATCGTTTACACACAGTTTACAACCAGTTTACGATCTCTTTGTCCCGATAACATACATAATCGTAATTCCAACGCCGACAATACCACCAACAAGACCATCGGTGTTCAGGTCAACTTTCGATTTCTTTATAATCATTTATCAAAGTCGCTATGTTGTCGCGAGCTTCCTGAAACACACTTTCTTCCATACCTTCCATCACATAATGATGCATGAAAGCTCTCTTCCGATACATCAGATCGAATTTACGCGCA is part of the Colletes latitarsis isolate SP2378_abdomen chromosome 10, iyColLati1, whole genome shotgun sequence genome and harbors:
- the Jef gene encoding major facilitator superfamily domain-containing protein 6 jef isoform X2, producing the protein MQNYGHEDYDYGTTDGGSKQGTGRSLPQVPGARPMVDPQASGEVDPSLYPQPKEATNKIRGKSDVIEYLFGSVDQELLTVKTFYFFFYSAFGSLFPLMGVYFKQMGMNAGQCGLLIGLRPLIEFLSAPFWGSLADRWQKGKLILLASLFCWIIFTLPLGFIQPPATSCLVLRNNTVYLKASSPEEWIVKRSVNLAQFYRRSDDDDDDDAKRLEASGNVAIERLRKNDDAALEPATRLMRSRRKIKDAFSGNRVRREAVSTEESPVEDLKYKQLVFEDNVNNPEAKTVDFETLQRRNRPADVLEYKRFLNNQPLDDERPPKKAYAHTKPRVKPPPTKIMVKRELDRRDKQEEEEEVDDNEESLSLLGKRRRLSINGIRKLTLVEEQEKKKQRQRESKKDETEAEEEENIEVPLLRTRRYVRVPHSGQSPHTVSYAANYNERENKEWVKPLFSSIVYRLPDIQKTFFLLLLLVVVGEFFSAPAITLADSAVITLLGEDADRYGHQRMFGSLGWGLAMFFVGIALDHSTAFTNHPCGPDAREKNYTICFAIFSVLMGAALITATQINFKYDVIASEPEPIKPPSEPTREEQLQSQLSQQLNLPSLQDSSAAMNPKPQPPEGKTKMFAQTMREIPEWVTVLKQFKDVKCASFLFVAWFMGFGIGLIFTFLFWHLQDYGGTPTLFGVASVINHISEIFAYFFSFKLIRQIGHVKVLCMGLGGNIFRFLYISWLTTPWWVLPFEFIQGITHAAVWAACCSYIAHNTPPQLRTSAQGVLQGVHHGLGRGCGAVIGGMFVDAYGTTATFRAYGLLCILVLGGFVFINFYRKDTGFVSNLPQTEDPRQVAEATHLAPHGVPSNAIPRALSSTRLHELANQESGYGATYQTTAGNLGVPGANGGPVNPTNPFLNDGTAGGGGYNYALQ
- the Jef gene encoding major facilitator superfamily domain-containing protein 6 jef isoform X1 translates to MQNYGHEDYDYGTTDGGSKQGTGRSLPQVPGARPMVDPQASGEVDPSLYPQPKEATNKIRGKSDVIEYLFGSVDQELLTVKTFYFFFYSAFGSLFPLMGVYFKQMGMNAGQCGLLIGLRPLIEFLSAPFWGSLADRWQKGKLILLASLFCWIIFTLPLGFIQPPATSCLVLRNNTVYLKASSPEEWIVKRSVNLAQFYRRSDDDDDDDAKRLEASGNVAIERLRKNDDAALEPATRLMRSRRKIKDAFSGNRVRREAVSTEESPVEDLKYKQLVFEDNVNNPEAKTVDFETLQRRNRPADVLEYKRFLNNQPLDDERPPKKAYAHTKPRVKPPPTKIMVKRELDRRDKQEEEEEVDDNEESLSLLGKRRRLSINGIRKLTLVEEQEKKKQRQRESKKDETEAEEEENIEVPLLRTRRYVRVPHSGQSPHTVSYAANYNERENKEWVKPLFSSIVYRLPDIQKTFFLLLLLVVVGEFFSAPAITLADSAVITLLGEDADRYGHQRMFGSLGWGLAMFFVGIALDHSTAFTNHPCGPDAREKNYTICFAIFSVLMGAALITATQINFKYDVIASEPEPIKPPSEPTREEQLQSQLSQQLNLPSLQDSSAAMNPKPQPPEGKTKMFAQTMREIPEWVTVLKQFKDVKCASFLFVAWFMGFGIGLIFTFLFWHLQDYGGTPTLFGVASVINHISEIFAYFFSFKLIRQIGHVKVLCMGLGGNIFRFLYISWLTTPWWVLPFEFIQGITHAAVWAACCSYIAHNTPPQLRTSAQGVLQGVHHGLGRGCGAVIGGMFVDAYGTTATFRAYGLLCILVLGGFVFINFYRKDTGFVSNLPQTEDPRQVAEATHLAPHGVPSNAIPRALSSTRLHELANQESGYGATYQTTAGNLGVPGANGGPVNPTNPFLNDGTAGGGGYNYGMTGKGEDEYIRRSFQLYNEAVSREFDLVKPPPIVTHLHAQQPCTNPFHQHDYEW